A stretch of the Panicum virgatum strain AP13 chromosome 9N, P.virgatum_v5, whole genome shotgun sequence genome encodes the following:
- the LOC120687265 gene encoding uncharacterized protein LOC120687265: MAATAVAASLSVARGLGKPLRAGGSSSASSLRVSPRGRPASSRVAVVRASSSAQSPAKDWAAAAAVAAALVLPEVAEAAQPGISPSLKNFLLSIVSGGVVLVAIVGAVVAVSNFDPVKRG; this comes from the coding sequence atggccgccaccgccgtcgcggcGTCTCTGTCCGTGGCCCGGGGGCTCGGGAAGCCCCtccgcgccggcggcagcagcagcgcgtcGTCGCTCCGCGTCTCGCCCCGCGGCAGgccggccagcagcagggtggCCGTCGTCCGGGCGTCGTCGtccgcgcagagcccggccAAGGAttgggcggccgcggcggccgtcgcggcggcgctggtgctgcCGGAGGTCGCGGAGGCCGCGCAGCCGGGGATCTCGCCGTCGCTCAAGAACTTCCTCCTCAGCATCGTCTCCGGCGGGGTCGTACTCGTCGCCAtcgtcggcgccgtcgtcgccgtctcCAACTTCGACCCCGTCAAGCGGGGCTGA
- the LOC120687263 gene encoding uncharacterized protein LOC120687263, protein MAGAADEYYGGGGGGPRGAPHGLLLAVVVGLVVAGPLFLGDGGEALTEAVAELLSPVGLLLLPVCLLFLIRVLSSDRGAAALADVFAFGGSPDAVHRVGGSPVGVAFMLLLILALLYYRSSLFGGDGGDDE, encoded by the coding sequence atggccggcgcggcggacgagtactacggcggcggcgggggcggcccgCGCGGGGCGCCGCACGGGCTGCtgctggcggtggtggtggggctGGTGGTGGCGGGCCCGCTGTTcctgggcgacggcggcgaggcgctgaCGGAGGCCGTGGCGGAGCTGCTGAGCCCGGTgggcctgctcctcctccccgtgTGCCTGCTCTTCCTCATCCGCGTCCTCTCCTCCgaccgcggcgccgcggcgctggCCGACGTCTTCGCCTTCGGCGGGTCCCCCGACGCCGTCCACCGCGTGGGCGGCTCGCCCGTCGGCGTCGCGTTCatgctcctcctcatcctcgcgCTGCTCTACTACCGCTCCTCGCtcttcggcggcgacggcggcgacgacgagtaG
- the LOC120691042 gene encoding peter Pan-like protein, with translation MRHPRSGPGKKRGRGPRIPATTFRKQLAALANVDQITGAKIPKSFVFSRGKLPSTLRHLQQDLRKVMLPYTALNLKEKKRNNLKDFVNVAGPLGVTHFLILSNPKSLPHLRFAKSPQGPTFTFQIEEYALAADIANSQRRPRCPPGIFKNSPLVVLSGFSGLGNPFESLVEYFQHMVPAVDPSTVQLASCQRILLLKYDKEKEVIDFRHYSIKLQPIGVSRRIRKLMQSNQVPDLRDLKDVSDYVTKAGYGSESEADDEAAMVSLPSDVDKLNQASRKSAVRLQEIGPRMTMRLVKVEAGLCSGDVLYPWPVGKQGKVTEKEIEGQEESEDGSEDEMEE, from the exons ATGCGCCACCCAAGGTCCGGGCCGGGGAAGAAGCGGGGCCGCGGGCCGCGGATCCCCGCAACGACGTTTAGGAAGCAGCTGGCGGCGTTGGCGAACGTCGACCAGATCACTGGCGCCAAGATCCCCAAGAGTTTCGTCTTCTCCCGGGGCAAGCTCCCATCCACGCTCCGACACCTCCAGCAGGACCTCCGCAAGGTCATGCTCCCCTACACTGCTCTCAATCTAAAG GAGAAGAAGCGGAATAACCTCAAGGACTTCGTCAATGTTGCCGGTCCGTTGGGTGTGACACATTTCTTGATCCTCTCGAACCCTAAGAGCCTGCCGCACCTGCGCTTTGCCAAATCGCCACAGGGCCCAACCTTCACTTTTCAGATAGAGGAGTATGCGCTAGCGGCAGACATTGCAAACTCCCAGAGGCGGCCCAGGTGCCCACCGGGGATATTCAAGAACTCCCCTCTG GTTGTGCTCAGCGGGTTTTCAGGGCTTGGCAACCCTTTTGAGAGTTTGGTTGAGTACTTTCAGCATATGGTCCCTGCCGTTGACCCAAGCACT GTCCAGCTGGCATCTTGTCAAAGGATTCTATTGTTAAAATATGATAAAGAGAAGGAGGTTATCGATTTCCGGCATTACTCCATCAAGCTTCAGCCTATTGGGGTCAGTCGCAGGATTAGAAAGCTCATGCAGAGCAATCAAGTTCCTGATCTAAGAGATCTTAAGGATGTTAGCGATTATGTTACAAA AGCTGGATATGGATCAGAAAGTGAAGCAGATGATGAAGCAGCAATGGTAAGCCTACCGAGTGATGTTGACAAATTAAACCAGGCATCAAGGAAAAGCGCTGTCCGTCTCCAGGAGATCGGACCAAGGATGACTATGCGCCTAGTTAAAGTTGAGGCTGGGCTATGTTCCGGAGATGTCTTATACCCTTGGCCTG TGGGGAAGCAAGGGAAAGTAACTGAGAAAGAGATAGAAGGACAAGAAGAATCTGAGGATGGGTCAGAGGACGAGATGGAGGAATAG
- the LOC120687911 gene encoding 60S ribosomal protein L22-2-like, with product MARGVAAGAKGGAAGGKKKGSVTFTIDCTKPVEDKIMEIATLEKFLQERIKVAGGKAGNLGEGVTVSRDKTKVTVTSEGPFSKRYLKYLTKKYLKKHNVRDWLRVIASNKDRSVYELRYFNIAENEGEEED from the exons AtggcgcgcggcgtggcggcgggggcgaAGGGCGGCGCTGCCGGCGGGAAGAAGAAGGGCTCCGTCACCTTCACGATCGACTGCACCAAGCCCGTGGAGGACAAGATCATGGAGATCGCCACGCTCGAGAAGTTCCTGCAGGAGCGCATCAaggtcgccggcggcaaggCCGGCAACCTCGGCGAGGGCGTCACCGTCTCCCGCGACAAGACCAAGGTCACCGTCACCTCCGAGGGGCCTTTCTCCAAGAG GTACCTCAAGTACTTGACCAAGAAGTACCTGAAGAAGCACAATGTGCGTGACTGGCTCCGGGTCATCGCGTCGAACAAGGACCGCAGCGTCTATGAGCTACGGTACTTCAACATTGCCGAGAATGAGGGTGAGGAGGAGGATTAG
- the LOC120687910 gene encoding blue-light photoreceptor PHR2-like: protein MAAATDSDAGAQPRDDPSLLSFASFSLSLNIRAPTAPTLAPITSTIHLPTQISTLAVCLHPSAAQSPSRRPTRLNSASSVISPLPASTPGLSRSFPSGAPAAAGRRRTLVWFRADLRLHDHEPFHAAAGASSSLLPVFVFDPRDFGKSPSGFDRTGPYRANFLLDSVADLRRSLRARGGDLVVRVGRPEVVIPELARAAGAEAVYAHGEVSRDECRAEERVQKAVEKEGINVKYFWGSTLYHVEDLPFRLEDMPSNYGGFREAVNGLEVRKVLEAPEEVKCVPMKNVLEPGDIPTLSELGLTAPPAMAQDSKPAVGSTLIGGETEALERLKKFAAECSMQPNKADKSNTRDSIYGANFSCKISPWLATGCLSPRFMYEELKKHATRAIPSGSTPKNDDGTSDAGTNWLMFELLWRDFFRFITKKYSSVQKTSEVATGCTPTPALA from the exons atggccgccgccaccgactcCGACGCCGGCGCCCAGCCGCGCGACGACCCCAGCCTCCTCTCCTTCGCATCCTTCTCGCTCTCCCTCAACATCCGCGCGCCGACCGCCCCCACACTCGCTCCCAtcacatccaccatccacctccCCACCCAAATCTCCACGCTCGCCGTCTGCCTCCACCCCTCCGCTGCGCAGTCCCCGTCCCGCCGCCCCACCCGCCTCAACTCCGCCTCCTCGGTCATCTCCCCGCTgcccgcctccacgccgggcCTCTCCCGCTCCTTCCCGTccggcgcgcccgccgccgccgggcgccgccgcacgctcGTCTGGTTCCGCGCCGACCTCCGCCTCCACGACCACGAGCCGTTCCACGCCGCGGCCGGGGCGtcgtcctccctcctcccggTCTTCGTCTTCGACCCGCGGGACTTCGGCAAATCACCCTCGGGTTTTGACCGCACGGGCCCATACCGCGCCAACTTCCTGCTCGACTCTGTCGCCGACCTACGTCGGAGcctccgcgcgcgcggcggggacCTGGTGGTGCGCGTGGGCAGGCCCGAGGTGGTCATCCCCGAGctcgcgcgggcggcgggcgcggaggcCGTGTACGCGCACGGGGAGGTGTCCCGGGACGAGTGCCGCGCCGAGGAGAGGGTGCAAAAGGCCGTCGAGAAGGAGGGCATCAACGTGAAGTACTTCTGGGGTAGCACGCTTTACCACGTGGAAGACCTGCCATTCCGCCTCGAGGACATGCCATCCAACTATGGCGGCTTCAGGGAGGCCGTGAATGGCTTGGAGGTCAGGAAGGTGCTCGAGGCACCCGAGGAGGTTAAGTGCGTTCCCATGAAGAACGTGCTCGAGCCTGGGGATATCCCCACGCTCTCCGAGCTTGGGCTCACTGCGCCACCCGCCATGGCACAG GACTCGAAACCTGCTGTTGGCTCTACTCTCATTGGTGGCGAGACAGAGGCTCTGGAGAGGTTGAAGAAGTTTGCTGCAGAATGCTCTATGCAGCCAAACAAAGCAGACAAAAGCAATACCCGAGATAGCATATATGGTGCTAATTTCTCCTGCAAAATTTCACCATGGCTTGCTACAGGTTGCCTCTCTCCACGGTTCATGTATGAAGAGTTGAAGAAGCATGCTACCAG AGCAATTCCTTCTGGGTCAACACCCAAAAATGATGATGGCACATCCGATGCTGGGACAAATTGGTTAATGTTTGAGTTGCTATGGAGAGATTTCTTCAG GTTCATCACAAAGAAGTACAGCTCTGTACAGAAGACATCTGAAGTTGCCACTGGTTGCACTCCCACCCCAGCGCTAGCATGA
- the LOC120690392 gene encoding uncharacterized protein C57A7.06-like produces MPKNPAMRRGKPARGPEKKRRHGPRLPTAMRRELDAMGPAPARGSDDEEVSDAGADDVYEYEEGVPEEEAGKNGRYDAVAKYEYEFDSDASEADEDVPSEEGEDMEEDENDDGEDEEKQIRILQETTGMPREAFDGKKRKQPLELPLQQHEDGPVTLNDLLDNIQGKPGYSKVRKRLQQQEKKTMVMAAPLPKVEREKLERRLTYDTSRGELTKWERKVKRDREAPTLFFENDSNLGVNTIAAIASEFKPRTEFEKRIAEITRSTEIVEAHKNDGAKILELNKIDVEDVRERQNRLAKMRSLLFRHEMKAKRVKKIKSRTYHRMLKKDKWKAAAATDFEADPEAAKDYAMKQEFKRAEERMTLKHKNTSKWAKRILKRGLPVQDEGTRAAIAAQLQQNALLTRKMNSMKDDSSSEGSSDDDDENESEAKILNRGKEKILKVLADDKEIPNSGVFSLPFMERAMKKQEDAAYEEVRQALEEYDDSLRKLEDDSTEQNEDSIKVTGKRMFGPAKNTHTNVNKRQKLEETENSDSEYDSDPAQHLGNNEETTKQDDLKLGTALLDDEQNDLYRSFDDIMKNPGPKTTFEVGMLAGGSWKTVKSSKGNDNGITNKSKLQAPCIVDPNPKQRDYNPDSDSEEEMVEGFLTTSDTKESYELPSQAELIRQAFAGDDVEAEFEKDKMEVLNEENPEPEKPALVPGWGQWTDIQQKKGLPSWMIKEHEIAKRNREEALKRRKDSKLKHVIISEHVDKKVEKYLVRNLPFPYTSKDVYEQSIRMPIGPDFNPAISVSALNRPAIVKKPGVIIKPIQYEEVDPHQKPDEPKRVIQRVTPNQNAKKASSKQSKGGTSHKRK; encoded by the exons ATGCCGAAGAACCCCGCCATGCGGCGCGGCAAGCCCGCCCGCGGCCCCGAGAAGAAGCGGCGCCACGGGCCGCGCCTACCCACGGCGATGCGCCGGGAGCTTGACGCGATGGGGCCCGCCCCCGCCCGCGGCTCTGACGACGAGGAGGTGTCGGACGCGGGCGCCGATGACGTTTACGAGTACGAGGAGGGGGTgcccgaggaggaggccggcaaGAACGGCCGCTACGACGCCGTCGCCAAGTACGAGTACGAGTTCGACAGCGACGCCTCCGAGGCG GATGAGGATGTGCCTTCGGAGGAAGGCGAGGACATGGAGGAAGATGAAAATGACGATGGTGAGGATGAGGAGAAGCAGATAAGGATACTTCAGGAGACGACTGGAATGCCTAGAGAAGCCTTTGATG gaaagaaaaggaaacagCCATTGGAGCTACCATTGCAGCAGCATGAAGATGGACCTGTCACACTTAATGATCTCTTGGATAATATCCAGGGGAAGCCTGGGTATAGCAAGGTCCGGAAGAGGCTACAGCAGCAGGAGAAAAAAACAATGGTCATGGCAGCCCCACTTCCAAAAGTGGAAAGGGAGAAGCTTGAACGTCGCCTGACGTATGACACATCCAGGGGTGAACTCACGAAGTGGGAGAGAAAAGTGAAGCGCGACCGCGAAGCTCCTACGCTGTTCTTTGAAAATGATTCCAACTTGGGTGTGAACACTATAGCGGCAATTGCTAGTGAATTTAAACCAAGGACTGAGTTTGAGAAGAGAATTGCTGAGATTACACGAAGCACTGAAATAGTGGAGGCACACAAGAATGACGGTGCCAAAATCCTGGAACTTAACAAG ATTGATGTCGAAGATGTGAGAGAACGCCAAAACCGCCTTGCAAAAATGCGCAGCCTCCTATTTCGTCATGAGATGAAAGCAAAACGTGTGAAGAAGATCAAGTCCAGGACATATCACAGGATGTTGAAGAAGGACAAATGGAAGGCGGCAGCAGCCACAGATTTTGAGGCAGATCCTGAAGCGGCAAAAGATTATGCTATGAAACAAGAATTTAAACGCGCAGAG GAAAGGATGACATTGAAGCACAAGAATACATCGAAATGGGCGAAACGAATCCTCAAGCGTGGATTGCCTGTTCAAGATGAAGGCACACGAGCTGCTATTGCAGCTCAACTCCAACAAAATGCTCTTCTGACCAGAAAAATGAATTCCATGAAAGATGATTCTAGCAGTGAGGGAAgttcagatgatgatgatgagaatgAATCAGAAGCAAAAATCTTAAACAGAGGGAAAGAAAAGATTCTCAAAGTTCTTGCAGATGATAAAGAGATACCGAATTCAGGAGTTTTCTCGTTGCCTTTCATG GAGCGTGCTATGAAAAAGCAGGAGGATGCAGCTTATGAGGAAGTACGACAAGCCCTTGAAGAATATGACGATTCCTTGAGGAAATTGGAGGATGATAGCACTGAACAGAATGAAGATTCAATTAAGGTGACAGGTAAAAGAATGTTTGGGCCTGCCAAAAATACACACACCAATGTGAATAAGAGGCAAAAACTAGAAGAAACTGAGAATAGTGATAGTGAGTATGATTCTGACCCTGCCCAACATTTGGGCAACAATGAAGAAACTACAAAGCAAGATGATCTAAAACTTGGGACTGCACTACTTGATGATGAACAGAATGATCTTTACAGA AGCTTCGATGATATCATGAAAAATCCAGGCCCTAAGACAACATTTGAAGTTGGAATGTTAGCTGGTGGTTCCTGGAAAACG GTCAAGAGTAGCAAAGGAAATGACAATGGCATTACCAATAAATCGAAATTGCAGGCACCTTGTATTGTAGATCCAAATCCTAAG CAACGGGATTACAATCCTGATTCAGATTCGGAGGAAGAGATGGTTGAGGGCTTCTTGACTACCTCTGACACAAAGGAAAGCTATGAACTTCCATCTCAAGCTGAACTCATACGCCAGGCTTTTGCTGGTGATGATGTTGAAGCTGAGTTTGAGAAGGACAAAATGGAAGTTTTAAATGAAGAGAACCCTGAACCTGAAAAACCTGCTCTTGTTCCTGGCTGGGGCCAGTGGACGGACATCCAACAGAAAAAGGGACTTCCATCATGGATGATCAAAGAACATGAAATCGCTAAAAGGAATAGAGAAGAAGCCTTGAAGAGGAGGAAGGACTCAAAGCTTAAGCATGTTATTATTTCTGAACATGTGGATAAGAAG GTTGAGAAGTATTTAGTGAGGAATTTGCCTTTCCCTTACACTTCGAAAGATGTGTACGAGCAGAGCATCCGTATGCCTATTGGACCTGATTTCAACCCAGCAATATCGGTTTCTGCTCTCAATCGACCTGCG ATTGTTAAGAAGCCTGGTGTTATCATTAAGCCAATACAGTACGAGGAGGTTGATCCCCATCAGAAGCCGGATGAACCGAAACGGGTTATTCAGAGAGTAACTCCAAACCAAAATGCCAAGAAAGCCTCTTCAAAACAATCAAAGGGTGGAACTTCACATAAAAGGAAGTGA
- the LOC120689790 gene encoding dormancy-associated protein homolog 3-like has translation MGLLDKLWDDTVAGPRPDTGLGRLRKQPVRPAAVKINDPAGDAAAFVPPSPASGSEETPVKVTRSIMIKRPAGYPSSPRSAASTPPASPLGTTPPISPFAGAGGRFRRKSSSDAYERASPPGTTSPTPPFEV, from the exons ATGGGCCTCCTCGACAAGCTGTGGGACGACACCGTCGCGGGGCCCCGCCCGGACACCGGCCTCGGCCGCCTCCGCAAGCAGCCcgtgcgccccgccgccgtgaaGATCAATG ATCCGGCCGGGGACGCGGCGGCCTTcgtcccgccgtcgccggcgtcgggcAGCGAGGAGACGCCGGTCAAGGTGACACGCAGCATCATGATCAAGCGCCCCGCGGGGTACCCGTCGTCGCCGAGGAGCGCGGCCagcacgccgccggcctcgccgcttGGGACCACCCCGCCCATCTCGCcgttcgccggcgccg GTGGTCGCTTCAGAAGGAAATCATCGTCTGATGCTTATGAGAGGGCATCCCCACCAGGGACGACCAGCCCCACTCCTCCCTTCGAAGTGTGA
- the LOC120689257 gene encoding uncharacterized protein LOC120689257, producing MPPAALTDDLIEEILLRFSPEEPELLVRAALVSKCWFRLISDPRFRRRFRELHRAPPMLGFFCNDYLTSRFVPTSSAPLPHVIRVDWRSVDARHGRVLLSAASWHSFSFGCSGDDLVVWDPVTGDHHRLPKLPDHMYPHPYCCNWTAAVLCAAAEGGCDHLDCHRAHFLVVFVCIGSREAVACVYSSETGAWSGRASAQLRRARVHLAAPSALVGNALHFMSGDYGRNIKILKHDLGTQEISLRAV from the coding sequence atgccgccggcggcgctgaccgATGATctaatcgaagagatcctcctCCGCTTCTCCCCAGAAGAGCCCGAGCTCCTCGTCCGCGCCGCCCTCGTCTCCAAGTGCTGGTTCCGTCTCATCTCCGACCCCCGCTTCCGCCGCAGGTTTCGGGAGCTCCACCGCGCGCCTCCGATGCTGGGGTTCTTCTGCAACGACTACCTTACCTCCCGATTCGTCCCTACCTCCTCCGCCCCCCTGCCCCACGTCATCCGAGTCGATTGGCGCTCCGTCGAcgcgcgccacggccgcgtCCTCCTCAGCGCGGCTTCCTGGCATAGTTTCTCGTTCGGCTGTTCGGGGGACGACCTCGTCGTCTGGGACCCCGTCACGGGCGACCACCACCGGCTTCCCAAGCTGCCGGATCACATGTATCCGCACCCGTACTGCTGCAACTGGACTGCGGCGGTGCTATGtgccgcggcggagggcggctgCGACCACCTTGACTGCCACCGTGCCCACTTCCTCGTTGTCTTCGTGTGCATCGGCTCAAGGGAGGCGGTCGCCTGCGTCTACTCATCGGAGACTGGTGCATGGAGCGGGCGAGCCTCTGCTCAGCTTCGCCGTGCCCGCGTCCATCTGGCTGCGCCCAGTGCCCTTGTGGGGAATGCACTCCACTTCATGTCTGGTGACTATGGGAGGAACATCAAAATCCTGAAACATGATTTGGGCACGCAGGAAATATCTCTGAGGGCCGTTTAG
- the LOC120693448 gene encoding anthocyanidin 5,3-O-glucosyltransferase-like — MDKEAAMPMAQQTVVLYPSPGVGHVVPMVQLAKVFLRHGFDVAMVIAEPPAGSPDFRIVDIDRVAASNPGINFHVLPPVPDADLATGPAKPPFLLTLQVLERYNGELERFLRSIPRRRLHSLVTGMFSTYAADVAARLGVPVYAFFASAAATLAVVTQMPALLAGRRAGLKELGDTPLEFLGVPPFPASHLVGELLEHPEEDALCKAMVDVWRRNTDGTSGVLVNTFESLESPAVQALRDPRCVPGRVLPPIYCVGPLVGGDGTSSPDQGRGERHGCLAWLDAQPESSVVFLCFGSRGTHPPEQLLEIAVGLDRSGQRFLWAVRTPAAGTDDSAFLPEGFLERTKDRGLVVRSWAPQVEVLRHPSTGAFVTHCGWNSTLEAISLGVPMLCWPLYAEQLMNKVFITEDMGVGVGMDGYRAGFVKAEEVEAKVRLVMESESEEGWVIRARAAARKKEAAAALEDGGSSRTSFARFLFDLEILDKQLGK; from the coding sequence ATGGACAAGGAAGCCGCCATGCCCATGGCCCAGCAGACCGTCGTCCTGTACCCCAGCCCCGGCGTCGGCCACGTGGTCCCCATGGTGCAGCTCGCCAAGGTCTTCCTCAGGCACGGCTTCGACGTCGCCATGGTCATCGCCGAGCCGCCGGCCGGGTCGCCCGACTTCCGCATCGTCGACATCGACCGCGTCGCCGCCTCCAACCCGGGCATCAACTTCCACGTCCTCCCCCCGGTCCCGGACGCCGACCTCGCCACCGGCCCCGCCAAGCCCCCTTTCCTCCTCACGCTCCAGGTCCTGGAGCGGTACAACGGCGAGCTCGAGCGCTTCCTCCGCTccatcccgcgccgccgcctgcactcCCTCGTCACCGGCATGTTCTCCACCTACGCGGCCGACGTCGCGGCGAGGCTGGGCGTCCCCGTCTACGCGTTCttcgcctcggccgccgccaccctggcCGTCGTGACCCAGAtgccggcgctgctcgccggcaggCGGGCGGGGCTCAAGGAGCTCGGGGACACGCCCCTCGAGTTCCTCGGCGTGCCGCCGTTCCCGGCGTCCCACCTCGTCGGGGAGCTGCTCGAGCACCCGGAGGAGGACGCGCTGTGCAAGGCCATGGTGGACGTCTGGAGGCGCAACACGGACGGCACCAGCGGCGTCCTCGTCAACACGTTCGAGTCGCTGGAGAGCCCGGCCGTGCAGGCGCTGAGGGATCCCCGGTGCGTCCCCGGCCGGGTGCTGCCCCCGATCTACTGCGTCGGCCCGTtggtcggcggcgacggcaccaGCTCGCCGGATCAAGGGAGAGGCGAGAGGCATGGGTGCCTCGCGTGGCTCGACGCGCAGCCGGAGAGCAGCGTCGTGTTCCTCTGCTTCGGGAGCAGAGGAACGCACCCACCGGAGCAGCTGCTGGAGATCGCCGTCGGCCTGGACAGGTCCGGGCAGCGCTTCTTGTGGGCTGtgcggacgccggcggccggcaccgATGACTCGGCGTTCCTCCCGGAGGGGTTCTTGGAGCGCACCAAGGACCGGGGCCTCGTCGTCCGGTCATGGGCGCCGCAGGTGGAGGTGCTCCGCCACCCGTCAACTGGAGCCTTCGTGAcgcactgcgggtggaactcgacGCTGGAGGCCATCTCACTGGGAGTGCCGATGCTATGCTGGCCGCTCTACGCGGAGCAGCTGATGAACAAGGTGTTCATAACCGAGGACATGGGCGTCGGGGTGGGGATGGACGGGTACAGGGCGGGGTTCGTCAAGgccgaggaggtggaggcgaaGGTGAGGCTGGTGATGGAGTCTGAGTCCGAGGAGGGCTGGGTGATCAGggcccgagcggcggcgcgcaagaaagaagcggcggcggcgctggaggacgGCGGCTCGTCGCGGACCTCGTTTGCTAGGTTCTTGTTTGATTTGGAGATTCTTGATAAACAGCTTGGCAAGTGA